A genomic window from Centroberyx gerrardi isolate f3 chromosome 14, fCenGer3.hap1.cur.20231027, whole genome shotgun sequence includes:
- the LOC139928284 gene encoding transcriptional regulator QRICH1-like, whose amino-acid sequence MNNSLDGTGSYEELVRQKARSIPQHRMKEFLESLASKGPDALQEFSQQGGDATTTTTTMVYQQEANCIYTDSTEVAGSLLELACPVQVQVQPQQQQIQESAVQQQSVQHAEQQIVQVQIQGQQQGQMLGQVLQVPSGSHQQLQGVTTAQLIQPGDLTEEQHQQLQAQLVAAVAGGQQIQIQTVGALSPTQQQDNTERRVLGTTIATSQGAGVLQPAKKRKVDMPITVSYALPGQQVATVLAIPQGQGQQQSYVSLRPDLLTVDSSHLYSATGTITSPTGETWTIPVYSAPAGSGGREQVTHIAIPQEAYGTVQVAGANTTTMTTMPTQVAIENDKLKMSVSQSQTAQAVSSITSSAGMGGQEEVVHTLAANTLFPAQLMNGNIHIPLAVQGYPNATQSLIWDPQQQVLHTQGLPGQDVQQLQGQTVAVTEVDGQGQQQVQVQELLLPASLKPEEGLEVWRLWAQRKNAEMDKDDKNKLAPIGRRQALRFQEDLVSCAVAELSMALSLMTQEARGLEGESYEADVLYYVFLCIQKYLFDNGRVDDVFSDPYYTRFSQSLHQILDPWRPSVHPLGYVIPSHVTEEMLWECKQLGAHSPSTLLTTLMFFNTKYFHLKTVEQHLKVAFSKVLRHTRKSPNNPKDKSTSIRYLKSTERFIGQKVTDDMYSEQLEDPENPLRCPIKLYDFYLFKCPQSAKGRNDTFYLTPEPVVAPNSPIWYSTQPIPKEQLEHMLARILVVREIQEAINMSVNLH is encoded by the exons ATGAATAACTCCTTGGATGGCACAGGCTCCTATGAGGAGCTAGTGAGGCAGAAAGCTCGGAGCATCCCTCAGCATCGCATGAAGGAGTTCTTGGAGTCTTTGGCCAGCAAGGGTCCAGATGCCCTGCAGGAGTTCAGCCAGCAAGGTGGAGATGCTAcaaccaccactaccaccatgGTCTACCAACAAGAGGCTAACTGCATctacacagacagcacagaGGTTGCTGGGTCACTGTTGGAACTGGCCTGCCCG GTTCAGGTGCAGGtccagccacagcagcaacagatACAGGAGTCTGCAGTTCAACAGCAGTCTGTACAGCATGCTGAGCAACAGATAGTGCAG GTGCAGATCCAGGGTCAGCAGCAAGGTCAGATGCTGGGTCAGGTACTGCAGGTGCCCTCTGGTTCCCATCAACAGCTGCAGGGTGTCACTACTGCTCAGCTCATTCAACCTGGGGATCTTACTGAGGAGCAGCAccaacag CTGCAAGCTCAGTTGGTGGCAGCCGTGGCAGGAGGACAACAGATCCAAATCCAGACAGTGGGGGCTCTCTCTCCTACCCAGCAGCAGGACAACACTGAGAGGAGGGTGCTGGGAACCACCATTGCCACTTCCCAGGGAGCAGGGGTTCTCCAGCCAGCCAAGAAGCGTAAGGTGGACATGCCCATCACGGTGTCCTACGCCCTGCCTGGTCAGCAAGTAGCCACGGTCCTAGCCATCCCTCAGGGACAGggccagcagcagagctacGTGTCCCTGCGGCCAGACCTCCTAACTGTGGACAGCTCCCACCTGTACAGTGCCACAGGCACTATCACCAGTCCTACAGGGGAGACCTGGACCATCCCTGTCTACTCTGCTCCTGCTGGGTCCGGGGGCCGTGAGCAGGTCACACATATTGCCATCCCCCAGGAGGCCTATGGAACGGTGCAGGTCGCGGGGGCAAACACTACAACAATGACCACAATGCCAACACAAGTTGCTATTGAAAACGACAAGCTGAAAATGTCTGTCAGCCAAAGTCAGACAGCACAGGCCGTCTCCAGCATAACAAGTTCTGCAGGGATGGGGGGCCAGGAAGAGGTGGTGCATACACTGGCTGCTAACACACTGTTCCCTGCCCAGTTGATGAATGGAAACATCCATATCCCATTGGCAGTGCAGGGGTACCCCAACGCTACACAGTCCCTTATCTGGGACCCACAGCAGCAGGTGCTGCACACACAGGGGCTGCCAGGGCAGGATGTACAGCAGCTACAG gGTCAGACAGTGGCAGTAACAGAGGTGGATGGCCAAGGCCAACAGCAAGTGCAGGtacaggagctgctgctgcctgcctctctgAAGCCAGAGGAGGGCCTGGAGGTATGGCGGCTCTGGGCTCAAAGGAAAAACGCAGAGATGGACAAAGACGACAAGAATAAGCTAGCCCCAATTGGCC GTCGCCAGGCGCTGCGTTTCCAGGAGGACTTGGTGTCCTGTGCAGTAGCTGAGCTCAGCATGGCGCTCTCTCTGATGACCCAGGAGGCCCGGGGGCTGGAAGGGGAGTCTTATGAGGCCGATGTTCTCTACTATGTCTTTCTGTGCATACAAAAG tATCTGTTTGATAATGGTCGTGTGGATGACGTCTTCTCAGATCCGTACTACACTCGCTTCTCTCAGAGTCTGCACCAGATCCTGGATCCGTGGAGACCGTCTGTCCATCCACTAG gttATGTCATCCCCAGTCATGTGACAGAGGAGATGCTGTGGGAATGTAAACAGCTGGGAGCCCATTCCCCCTCAACACTGCTCACAACTCTAATGTTCTTCAACACCAA GTATTTCCACCTGAAGACAGTGGAGCAGCATCTGAAAGTGGCCTTTTCTAAGGTGCTGAGACACACCAGGAAGAGTCCCAACAACCCCAAAGACAAGAGCACCAGCATCCGATACCTGAAGTCTACAGAAAGGTTTATAGGGCAGAAAG TGACAGATGACATGTACTCTGAGCAGCTGGAGGACCCAGAAAACCCTCTGCGTTGTCCCATCAAGCTCTATGACTTCTACCTCTTCAAATG TCCACAGAGTGCTAAAGGCCGCAACGACACCTTCTACCTGACCCCAGAGCCTGTCGTGGCTCCAAACAGCCCCATCTGGTACTCTACTCAGCCAATCCCGAAAGAACAGCTGGAGCACATGCTTGCCCGCATCCTCGTTGTCCGGGAAATCCAGGAAGCCATCAACATGTCAGTGAACTTGCACTAG